The following proteins are co-located in the Deltaproteobacteria bacterium genome:
- a CDS encoding carbohydrate ABC transporter substrate-binding protein, which produces MISTIHSCFSSLVALILLFCLSFPATAGFHSAQPMTVLTLGSWRTDDIPEMNVILGRFHEAHPDIRVVFDPTPAPDYDQVLTAQLEGGTAPDLFYLRSFTKSRQLHEAGHLEKLNDLPGLAWAFATESLAPWTGDDGVVYGVPFIATSHAVYYNADLFSKFGLSVPRTWEELLAAAETLKKHGITPFANACGDAWTINEIVFFNILPNFIGGRAGRLEYLAGRRCFNDESMVRAFEALHDLSRFFPDNHDFLRYSDSLQLFVQGKAAMWMGGSWDIPYFEQEKPAFSWRVFAPPPPAGYPGHITFHLDAGIGLNSASTRKEAARVFLTWLTNPATGELLGNTLPGFFPMHRTVPELDHAAAREFLSLNQGRGTDVRFVWDRLRDGNPDAYPLLMDLTKAVIRGDMSPRNAADALQQGLALWYEPARGCGREPGP; this is translated from the coding sequence ATGATCTCCACAATCCATTCTTGTTTTTCATCCCTCGTGGCTCTGATCCTCCTGTTCTGTTTGAGCTTTCCCGCGACCGCCGGTTTCCATTCCGCTCAACCGATGACCGTCCTTACCCTTGGCTCGTGGCGGACCGACGACATCCCGGAAATGAACGTGATTCTCGGCCGTTTTCACGAGGCTCACCCGGATATCCGGGTCGTATTCGACCCCACCCCGGCCCCGGACTACGATCAGGTGCTAACTGCCCAGCTCGAAGGCGGCACGGCCCCGGACCTCTTCTATTTACGGTCCTTCACCAAATCCAGACAACTCCATGAAGCCGGGCATCTCGAAAAACTGAACGATCTGCCTGGGCTGGCGTGGGCTTTCGCCACCGAGAGCCTAGCTCCATGGACCGGTGACGACGGCGTGGTCTACGGTGTTCCGTTCATCGCCACGTCCCACGCCGTCTACTACAATGCGGACCTCTTCTCGAAATTCGGGCTGTCCGTGCCCCGCACCTGGGAGGAGCTCCTGGCCGCGGCCGAGACCCTGAAGAAACACGGCATCACCCCTTTTGCCAACGCCTGCGGCGATGCCTGGACCATCAACGAGATCGTCTTCTTCAACATTCTGCCCAACTTCATCGGCGGCCGGGCCGGGAGACTCGAATACCTCGCCGGGCGGCGATGCTTCAACGATGAGAGCATGGTCCGGGCCTTCGAGGCTCTGCACGACCTGTCCAGATTCTTTCCCGACAATCACGATTTTTTGCGTTACAGCGACAGCCTGCAACTCTTTGTCCAGGGCAAGGCCGCCATGTGGATGGGAGGATCCTGGGACATCCCCTATTTTGAACAGGAAAAACCGGCCTTTTCCTGGAGGGTGTTCGCCCCGCCCCCGCCGGCCGGGTATCCTGGCCACATCACCTTTCACCTCGACGCCGGCATCGGCCTGAACTCGGCCTCCACCCGCAAAGAGGCCGCCCGTGTCTTCCTGACCTGGCTGACCAACCCGGCCACGGGCGAATTGCTCGGCAACACCCTTCCGGGGTTTTTCCCCATGCACAGGACCGTTCCGGAACTCGACCATGCCGCGGCCAGGGAATTTCTCTCCCTGAACCAGGGCCGGGGAACGGACGTTCGTTTCGTCTGGGACCGGCTCCGGGATGGCAATCCCGACGCCTATCCGCTGCTCATGGACCTGACAAAGGCCGTCATCCGCGGCGACATGTCTCCCCGCAACGCCGCCGACGCTCTCCAGCAAGGTCTGGCCCTGTGGTACGAACCGGCCCGTGGATGCGGTCGGGAGCCCGGCCCATGA